The Ktedonobacteraceae bacterium genome has a window encoding:
- a CDS encoding SDR family oxidoreductase — translation MILIVGASGRLGSEVAELLLAQGKAVRAMTRTPLNLGHLKQQGAEVVSGDLRNPASLLSACQGVEQVVAAAHALVGKGDNNPQTVDDAGNRQLIDAAKAAGVKHFIFVSVRSANPDSPLEFFRIKYRTEEYLRASGLSFTILRPSAFMDLWVQLVGQPIIEQGKTTIFGRGTNPINFVAVKDVARFVGIALEDARARNLVIEVGGPENLTLNQVAEICERASGHQAKTRHIPLPMMRVMAILMQLINPALSRQIRAGIYMDTADLRYDMSETASEFGIQLTPLEEFARGIATNTDHLETVSKPG, via the coding sequence ATGATCTTGATCGTTGGAGCCAGTGGGCGTCTTGGCAGCGAGGTCGCTGAGCTACTGCTTGCACAAGGCAAAGCAGTACGCGCAATGACTCGAACCCCGCTCAACCTCGGCCATCTCAAGCAGCAAGGGGCAGAAGTGGTGAGTGGCGATCTCCGCAATCCGGCATCCCTTCTGAGTGCCTGCCAGGGGGTTGAGCAGGTGGTGGCAGCGGCCCATGCCCTCGTTGGAAAGGGCGACAACAATCCCCAGACGGTTGATGATGCGGGCAATCGTCAGTTGATTGATGCGGCCAAAGCCGCAGGCGTGAAGCACTTCATTTTTGTGTCTGTTCGGAGTGCCAACCCCGATTCTCCACTGGAGTTCTTCCGTATCAAGTACCGTACAGAGGAGTATCTCCGGGCCAGTGGCCTGAGCTTCACCATCCTGCGCCCCAGTGCCTTCATGGACCTGTGGGTCCAGTTGGTAGGCCAACCCATTATAGAACAGGGCAAAACCACTATCTTTGGGCGGGGCACCAATCCGATCAATTTTGTGGCCGTAAAGGACGTTGCTCGTTTTGTCGGCATTGCGTTGGAGGATGCTCGCGCACGCAATCTGGTAATCGAGGTTGGTGGGCCAGAGAACCTGACGCTGAATCAGGTGGCCGAGATATGTGAACGCGCAAGCGGACACCAGGCGAAAACGCGGCACATCCCTCTGCCGATGATGCGTGTCATGGCCATCCTGATGCAGCTAATCAATCCCGCTTTGAGCCGTCAGATACGTGCTGGCATCTATATGGATACTGCGGATCTCCGCTACGACATGAGCGAAACTGCGAGTGAATTTGGCATCCAACTCACTCCGTTAGAGGAGTTCGCTCGTGGCATCGCGACGAATACTGATCATCTTGAAACTGTGAGTAAGCCCGGTTAG
- a CDS encoding ester cyclase has product MSTEHTKSIATRLADELFNKGNLGIVDELIAADAIDHNEPLGTDCRQHFKQVATLLRSAFPDLHFAFEDVIAEGDKVAARTTMSGTHQGPGAFFGVPPSGKRFEIQQMRLLRIVNGQMKDSWAVIDMLGWMQQLGAIPMRPVASGEALIRGH; this is encoded by the coding sequence ATGTCAACCGAACACACCAAATCTATCGCCACTCGTCTCGCCGACGAACTCTTTAACAAGGGAAATCTGGGCATCGTTGATGAACTCATTGCTGCCGATGCCATCGACCACAACGAGCCGCTCGGAACGGATTGCCGCCAGCACTTCAAGCAAGTCGCCACTCTGCTGCGGAGCGCTTTCCCTGATCTCCACTTCGCGTTCGAGGATGTTATTGCCGAGGGAGACAAGGTTGCTGCCCGCACCACGATGAGCGGAACGCACCAGGGTCCAGGCGCATTCTTCGGCGTCCCTCCTTCTGGCAAGCGCTTCGAGATTCAGCAAATGCGCCTGCTCCGCATCGTGAATGGGCAAATGAAGGATAGCTGGGCGGTGATTGATATGCTTGGCTGGATGCAACAGCTCGGTGCGATACCGATGCGCCCGGTTGCAAGCGGCGAGGCTCTTATTCGCGGACACTAG
- a CDS encoding nuclear transport factor 2 family protein: MREEQRQAAHVQSSPKLVFERMIRAANGHDLDAMVACFAPNFRSEQPFYPERNFTGQAGVRKNWSFFFSTMPDFRAEVQSSVVEGETVWAELSYYGTQTDGKKQVTRGVTISGIQDGQIAWSKLYIVTSAEP; the protein is encoded by the coding sequence ATGAGAGAAGAACAGAGACAAGCAGCACACGTGCAATCGTCCCCCAAACTGGTATTCGAGCGCATGATCCGGGCCGCGAATGGCCACGATCTGGACGCGATGGTCGCGTGTTTTGCGCCGAACTTTCGCAGCGAGCAGCCTTTTTACCCGGAAAGAAACTTCACTGGTCAGGCAGGTGTACGGAAAAACTGGAGCTTCTTCTTCTCAACGATGCCAGATTTCCGTGCAGAGGTACAAAGTTCAGTGGTAGAGGGAGAGACTGTGTGGGCCGAACTGTCCTATTATGGAACACAGACCGACGGAAAGAAACAGGTGACGCGAGGTGTGACTATCTCAGGAATTCAAGATGGGCAGATTGCCTGGTCGAAGTTGTACATTGTGACGAGTGCGGAGCCGTAG